TTCCCCGCCACTGATGGTCCGCGATGTCGTGTGCAGTCAACTGTTCTTATGGCACTCCCCAAAAAAAGCACTTTCAATTCGGGCACCTCACTTCCATGCGCCTACTTCTTTGGTCGTATTAACGAGCAAATCGCCTTAGCCCAGCTGGCAGCATCGTCGCCGTCACAATAAGTGACACTGCCTTTGTATTGGCCGATTACCTCTCGATACATTCCCAAGTTGTTGGCAATAATGTGGAGTGAAAAGCTTTGTGCTTCTAGCAGGGGCAGCCCGAAAGTCTCGACTTTGCTCGGGAAAACTAGGGCGTCTACAGATTGATAGTAATTCATAACTTGCTGGTAACTTAACTTGCCAGTTAAAACGACGTTCTCTTCAAGCTTGAATCCCTTTATGCAAGACCATGCTTTAGGGTTGTCGGGATCTAGCGTTAGGTAGAGCACGATTCCTTTCTTGCCAAACTTGTTCACAACTAATTCCATGGCTCGGTATAGAACTTGGTGATTTTTATACACAACACCACTTGCAGGATAAAATAGCTTTACCTCTCCCTTGAGGCCGCTCACGCCGCCCAACTCGCCAAGGTCAATTGTACCAATGTCCGGCCGTTCGACCACTATTTTTTCGTGGCTAACACGGCAACGCTCTGCCACACTACCTCTCATCCATTCAGTCTGAACGATCACTTTATCCGCCTCTGCAACACTTTTCTTTATAAGGTGGAAGTAAATGTTGCGATAGAACCACAGCATTCGCTCATCTTTGTTGAAGACGCCCCACTGATAGTCGAAAAACGGGAGGGACTGATGCACGTATACAGATTTGAACTTGACTCCACTTTTGAAGCCAAAAGGAAAATAGTTTTGCATAGAGAATAACTCGTCAGGCCACAATTTGTTTGCCCTACACCAATTTTGCATTCCAAGTAGGTTCCAGTAATCCCTACTTGTATAGTGAGGGTTAGCAGAGTTCTTCACTATCATGACATTGCTCGGGATGTTCACACTGTTACAGCTATCGGGAACAAACAAGTAGTACCTACTTGTGCGGTCTGCATTGAGGCTCAACCTTGCAATGTACTGGTTAAGTATAGTGAGCCCTCCGCCAGAAGCGAGAGATGTAGCATTAACCATAACAATCTTATTCATAGGAGCACGCTCCCCGCTCAATCATGAATGTCCCCCCACACCGTCCGGCGAACATAATCCGTATACGACAAAATAATCCGCAACACCTTGTCCGACACATTTGGTGCGTCGTAGTCGCGCACTAGGCGTATGGCACCTTTAGGTTGGGTTGCGAGTACCGCTAGCCCCTGCAAAATACGCTCTTTGGTGAGCCCCACCATCATGACCGCCGCCTCTTCCATGGCCTCGGGGCGCTCGTGGGCTTGGCGGATGTTTAGCGCGGGGAAGCCTAGGATGGAGGCTTCTTCGCTGATGGTGCCGCTGTCGCTAAGCACGGCTTTAGCGTGTAGCTGCAGCTTGATGTAGTCATTATACCCTAGGGGTTTGTGGATGTTGATGTGGGGGTGAAGTTCTAGCCCCTTGGCCTCTAGCCGCTTGCGCGTGCGGGGGTGAGTGCTAAAAATAACGGGCATGTTGTAAGTTGCGGCAACTGTGTTTAGGCTGTCGATTATATCAGTGAAGTTTACGTCGTTGTCGATGTTTTCTTCACGGTGGGCCGAAACAACGAAGTATTGTTCGGGCGTGAGGGCTAGGGTGTCTAAGATGCGCGATTTAGCGATGTCGTCACGGCGGGAATTTAGCACTTCGAGCATGGGGCTGCCGGTCTTTATGATGCGGTCTGGCGGCAGGCCCTCACGCAGCAAGTACTCGCGGGCGATGTCACTGTAGGTGAGGTTTATATCGGCGATGTGGTCGACGATTTTACGGTTGGTTTCTTCGGGGACGCGCTGGTCGAAACAGCGGTTGCCGGCCTCCATGTGAAAGATGGGGATGCGCTTCTTCTTGGCGGCAATGGCGCAGAGGCAGCTATTGGTGTCACCTAGTACAAGGAAGGCGTCTGGTTTTACTTCGTCAAGAACTGGGTCTATCTTGATTAAAATATGGCCGATAGTTTCAATCGCTGTGCCCGTGGCGGCGTTGAGCATGAAATCCGGACGGCGGAGATTGAAGTCCTTGAAAAAGACTTCGTTAAGCTCGTAGTCATAGTTCTGTCCGGTGTGGACGAGCACATGCTCAATGCTGGGCGATGCCTCAAGCTTTTGGATTAGCGCAGAGAGGCGGATTATTTCAGGGCGGGTGCCTACAACAGTCATCACTTTAAGTCTTTTCATGCTCACACCTGCAAAAAGAATGTATCTGGTCGTTGTGGCTCGAAGGCTTCGCTGGCCCACATCAGGGTGACTAGGTCCGCTTCGCCTATGTTCTCGATGTTATGCGTGTAGCCAGGGGGGATTTCGACTACCTTTAGTCTTTCGCCGTCGGTAGTAATGGCCACTACGCTGTCACTGCCGACTGCGCGTAGCCTAATTACCCCTTTGCCGCTCACGACTAAGAACTTTTCGTGCTTGGTGTGGTGCCAGTGATTGCCCTTGGTGATGCCCGGCTTGGCGATGTTTACTGAAAACTGGCCCTGACCCCTGGTGCGTGCAAATTCGGTGAAGGAACCGCGGGCGTCGGTATGCATATGTAGCTCATACGCCAAGGATTCCTCTGGCAAGTAGCTCAGGTAAGTGGCATAGAGTTTTTTGGTGAAGGCATCGTCAAGCGCAGGTATGGCAAGGCTTGCGCGCGCATGGTGAAATGATTGGATGAGGTCGGCCAGTGCCCCGACGGTGGTGCTGTGTGCCACAGGCAAAGAGGCGAACCGCCCAGTAGGGGTGACTACGCCGCGCAAGGCACGTAAGAATTCGTCTACCACATCATCCACATAAACTAAGGTGAGATTAGCACTTTGGTCGTTAATAGTGATGGGTTGTGCGCGGGCAATGTTGTGCAAGAATGTCGCCACTACGCTGTTGTAGTTTGGCCGGCACCACTTGCCAAAGACATTGGGCAAGCGGTACACGAAAACCGGGGCACTTGTCGCGTAGCTGTGAGCGAAGAGCAGGTCTTCGGCAGCTTTTTTGCTCTGCCCATAGGGGTTGTCTAGCGCTGCTTGCGCAGAGGAGGCAAAGAGAATGGGGCAGCGGTTACCATGTTTGCTTAAACTAGACAGTAAGGTGGCCGTAAAGCCCGCATTGCCGGGCATAAAGTCGCCAGCGTCTGGTGGGCGGTTAACCCCAGCGAGGTGAAAGACGAAGGTTGCCTCTTGGCAAAAGGCGGACAACTGCTCGGGCGTGGTGTCGGCGTCGCACTCGTAAACACTTTCGTATCCTTCATTGTGCAGGGTGGCTACAAGGTTACGCCCTATAAAGCCCTTAGACCCGGTAACAAGTATGCTCAAGCCCGCCTCCACCCTTCTAGTTCGTTACGTACGTATTCTAGGTCTAGTAGCTTGGCTTTGATCTCCTCAACTGACATGCGCGTGGTATTGTGAGAATTATACTCGGTGCCTAAGGTGAGCCGTTCGTCCCCTTGCACAAAGTACTTGTCGTAGTTCAGGTCGCGCTTATCGGCTGGTACGCGGAAAAACCCGCCGAGATCTTCGGCTACGGCATATTCCTCTTTGGTAAGTAAGGTTTCGTAGAGCTTTTCACCATGGCGCGTGCCAATGATGCGCAGTTCGTTAGGGGCGACAAAAAGTTCAAGTAGGGCCTGCGCCAAGTCGCCCACTGTCGCTGCCGGCGACTTTTGCACTAGCGTATCGCCTGCAACGGCATTTGCAAAAGCAAAGAGCACTAGGTCTACCGCTTCGGGCAGGCTCATAAGAAAACGCGTCATGTGAGGAGCCGTCACGGTTAGCGGCCGCCCGCTCTTGATTTGCTCGATAAACAAGGGAATAACTGAGCCGCGCGAGGCCATGACATTGCCATAGCGTGTACAGCAGATGAGCGTGAGTGTAGGGTCTACCGTGCGCGCCTTGGCGACTAGCACTTTTTCCATCATGGCCTTAGAGATACCCATAGCGTTGATGGGGTAGGCCGCCTTATCCGTAGAGAGGCCGATGACCTTCTTAACGCCCATTTCGACAGCTGCCGTCAAGACGTTGTCGGTGCCAAGGACATTGGTCTTGACTGCCTCGAGGGGGAAGAACTCACACGAAGGCACCTGTTTTAGCGCAGCGGCATGAAAGACATAGTCCACACCATGCATGGCGTTTTTGATGCTGCCGATGTCGCGTACATCACCTAGGTAGAACTTAAGCTTGTCGCTTTGGTAGCTACGGCGCATATCGTCTTGCTTCTTTTCGTCGCGAGAAAAAATCCGAATCTCGCCGATGTCGGTTCGTAGAAAGCGTTCCGCTACAGCGTTCCCGAAGGAGCCTGTACCGCCGGTGATTAAGAGGGTGCGGTGTTGGAACATGTGCGACCTCCAGCAAAATGCTTCATGATAATTTCGTAGGAATGCTTGGCTGTGTAGTTGTTTTCTAGATATGCCCTGCCGGACTGCCCCATCCTGTGGCGTGTCTCTGCGTTGCAGAGCAAGTTCACCTTCTGCATAAAGACACTTACGCTTCGGGATTCGCACCAAAAGCCGAACTTACCCCCCTCGATGATCTCACCCAAATCAGTGTGCGGGTCAGTGGCCGCCAATATCGGCAAACTGGCCTGCATATACGTCAGGAGGCGTGAAGGGAAATTAGGGACAGTAAAACCTTGATGGAGGAATATAAGACCGACGTCACACGCGGCACAAAGTAGATCGAAATCCTCCGCCGGTAGAAATGGCAGCAGCTTTGCCGCGCGTGGCTTGGCAAGCTCAAAGTAGCGCTGCAGTTTGGCATACTCAGTACCTGCCCCAACAATAACAAAAAATGCTTGATCGTCATGCTCGTTTTCTTTGAGGCATTCGATGATAAACTCCACGCCGTGCGGGGCCCCGATGTTGCCTCCGTAGATAAAAATGGGCTTATCGTGCGGTAGGCCATATTTCGTACGCCAATACTCACGTGCTGCAGCGGTTAGGGTTAAATCTTGTGGTTCTATGCTGTTAGGGCACACCTCGACAAGGTTGGGTGCGATTTTGGGATTCTGTTCGAGGAGGAACTTGACGTTAGCTGGCGACATACACCCAATGTGGTCAGAGAGGCGGTAGAGCTCATGCTCAGTGGAGCGAAAGTAGCGGTAGGGGAGCCCTAGCAAGCCGCTTGCACGCATCATCCCCAAATCTACAGCGTTCTGTGGGAAGATGTCCTTTAACAACAGATAAGTCTTTAACCCATCGCGGGCGCGTAAGTAGCGTATAGTCTGCGTCAGAGTGACGGGTGGCGTTGAATACAACAATACATCAAACTTGATATGTGACAACTTTAAAGCGACTGCCCGCTTAAGCCTTGTGTCTAGGGTTATCGTGTTCCACGCTTTCCGTATTGCGCCTGTCTTCTGGATACTTCCACTTGGCACTTTTACGATTAAAGCCCGCCCTTCTTCGTGCACTGTAACACCCGACTGGGCACTAGACGCACTAGGTGACACGACAGCAACAAAATGCCCATTAGCGACAAACTCGCGCATCAAGTCAGGATATATGCCCCGCTCTTGCAGCGATCGCATATCATACAAAGTAATTAACATTACATTCATTTTTGCCCTCTCCCTCGTCGGCCGCGGTGCATTACCATCGCCACTAACTGACCTTAATCCACTATCGCCATAACTCCCGCGATCACCCTCGCCTGTTCATCTTCAGTTAGGCTTGAGCCTGAAGGCAAGCAGACCCCTTGGGCAAAAAGCTCGGCGCCGACATCAGTGTGGTGCGGGAAGAAGGGGTAGGCCGAAAAGACTGGCTGCAGGTTCATGGGCTTCCACAGGGGGCGGGCCTCGATGTTCTGCTCCTGCAGGCACAGGACAATGTCGCGGGGGGTAACTTCGCTTGCGGGGTATATAGTGACGGCGGTCATCCAGTAGTTTGGCTGGCCGTAGGGCATAATGGGCAGAAGGCGAAGTGGGGTGTTAGCGAAGGCTGCTGCGTATCGCGCAAAGATCTGCTGCCGAGCGGTGATTCTTTCGTGAAGTACGGCTAGCTGCCCCCGCCCGATGGCGGCACAGATGTTAGAGAGGCGGTAGTTGTAGCCGTAATCCACATGTTCGTAGTGGAGTGCGGGCTCGCGGGCTTGAGTAGCCCAGTAACGCATTTTACGTAGGGCCGCTTCATCGTTTGAGACCACCATGCCGCCGCCCGAGGTGGTGATAATTTTGTTGCCGTTAAACGAAAAAACGCCGAAGTGCCCGAGCGAACCGCATTGCTTGCCTTGGTAGGTGGCCCCGAGCGCCTCGGCGGCATCTTGAATGACCGGCACACCATAGTTCTGGCATATAGGTAGAAGCGCTTCGTAGTCGGCGCTCTGACCATAGAGGTCGACAATTATTGCTGCCTTCGGCAACTTGCCCTGCTCTGCCGCCCAGTGAAAGGCTTCTTCTAGCGCGCGGGGGGACATATTCCAGCTGCTTGGCTCGGCATCTATAAACACCGGCGTCGCCTGTTGGTACATA
The Bacillota bacterium DNA segment above includes these coding regions:
- a CDS encoding polysaccharide biosynthesis protein; the protein is MFQHRTLLITGGTGSFGNAVAERFLRTDIGEIRIFSRDEKKQDDMRRSYQSDKLKFYLGDVRDIGSIKNAMHGVDYVFHAAALKQVPSCEFFPLEAVKTNVLGTDNVLTAAVEMGVKKVIGLSTDKAAYPINAMGISKAMMEKVLVAKARTVDPTLTLICCTRYGNVMASRGSVIPLFIEQIKSGRPLTVTAPHMTRFLMSLPEAVDLVLFAFANAVAGDTLVQKSPAATVGDLAQALLELFVAPNELRIIGTRHGEKLYETLLTKEEYAVAEDLGGFFRVPADKRDLNYDKYFVQGDERLTLGTEYNSHNTTRMSVEEIKAKLLDLEYVRNELEGWRRA
- a CDS encoding glycosyltransferase family 4 protein; amino-acid sequence: MNVMLITLYDMRSLQERGIYPDLMREFVANGHFVAVVSPSASSAQSGVTVHEEGRALIVKVPSGSIQKTGAIRKAWNTITLDTRLKRAVALKLSHIKFDVLLYSTPPVTLTQTIRYLRARDGLKTYLLLKDIFPQNAVDLGMMRASGLLGLPYRYFRSTEHELYRLSDHIGCMSPANVKFLLEQNPKIAPNLVEVCPNSIEPQDLTLTAAAREYWRTKYGLPHDKPIFIYGGNIGAPHGVEFIIECLKENEHDDQAFFVIVGAGTEYAKLQRYFELAKPRAAKLLPFLPAEDFDLLCAACDVGLIFLHQGFTVPNFPSRLLTYMQASLPILAATDPHTDLGEIIEGGKFGFWCESRSVSVFMQKVNLLCNAETRHRMGQSGRAYLENNYTAKHSYEIIMKHFAGGRTCSNTAPS
- a CDS encoding NAD-dependent epimerase/dehydratase family protein, whose protein sequence is MSILVTGSKGFIGRNLVATLHNEGYESVYECDADTTPEQLSAFCQEATFVFHLAGVNRPPDAGDFMPGNAGFTATLLSSLSKHGNRCPILFASSAQAALDNPYGQSKKAAEDLLFAHSYATSAPVFVYRLPNVFGKWCRPNYNSVVATFLHNIARAQPITINDQSANLTLVYVDDVVDEFLRALRGVVTPTGRFASLPVAHSTTVGALADLIQSFHHARASLAIPALDDAFTKKLYATYLSYLPEESLAYELHMHTDARGSFTEFARTRGQGQFSVNIAKPGITKGNHWHHTKHEKFLVVSGKGVIRLRAVGSDSVVAITTDGERLKVVEIPPGYTHNIENIGEADLVTLMWASEAFEPQRPDTFFLQV
- the wecB gene encoding UDP-N-acetylglucosamine 2-epimerase (non-hydrolyzing), whose protein sequence is MKRLKVMTVVGTRPEIIRLSALIQKLEASPSIEHVLVHTGQNYDYELNEVFFKDFNLRRPDFMLNAATGTAIETIGHILIKIDPVLDEVKPDAFLVLGDTNSCLCAIAAKKKRIPIFHMEAGNRCFDQRVPEETNRKIVDHIADINLTYSDIAREYLLREGLPPDRIIKTGSPMLEVLNSRRDDIAKSRILDTLALTPEQYFVVSAHREENIDNDVNFTDIIDSLNTVAATYNMPVIFSTHPRTRKRLEAKGLELHPHINIHKPLGYNDYIKLQLHAKAVLSDSGTISEEASILGFPALNIRQAHERPEAMEEAAVMMVGLTKERILQGLAVLATQPKGAIRLVRDYDAPNVSDKVLRIILSYTDYVRRTVWGDIHD
- a CDS encoding DegT/DnrJ/EryC1/StrS family aminotransferase, producing MSKRIYLSPPHMSGLEMEYIKEAFDSNWIAPLGPQVDAFEQEICRYVGAAHGLALTSGTAAIHLILRYLGVGQGDYVFCSSLTFAGSCNPIMYQQATPVFIDAEPSSWNMSPRALEEAFHWAAEQGKLPKAAIIVDLYGQSADYEALLPICQNYGVPVIQDAAEALGATYQGKQCGSLGHFGVFSFNGNKIITTSGGGMVVSNDEAALRKMRYWATQAREPALHYEHVDYGYNYRLSNICAAIGRGQLAVLHERITARQQIFARYAAAFANTPLRLLPIMPYGQPNYWMTAVTIYPASEVTPRDIVLCLQEQNIEARPLWKPMNLQPVFSAYPFFPHHTDVGAELFAQGVCLPSGSSLTEDEQARVIAGVMAIVD
- a CDS encoding glycosyltransferase — encoded protein: MQNYFPFGFKSGVKFKSVYVHQSLPFFDYQWGVFNKDERMLWFYRNIYFHLIKKSVAEADKVIVQTEWMRGSVAERCRVSHEKIVVERPDIGTIDLGELGGVSGLKGEVKLFYPASGVVYKNHQVLYRAMELVVNKFGKKGIVLYLTLDPDNPKAWSCIKGFKLEENVVLTGKLSYQQVMNYYQSVDALVFPSKVETFGLPLLEAQSFSLHIIANNLGMYREVIGQYKGSVTYCDGDDAASWAKAICSLIRPKK